The following are encoded together in the Bradysia coprophila strain Holo2 unplaced genomic scaffold, BU_Bcop_v1 contig_94, whole genome shotgun sequence genome:
- the LOC119084840 gene encoding kinesin-related protein 5-like, giving the protein MKENEHVRTAIRWRLSADGAILEKVNDKILSFGSQHKLYTFDHVINIPDQKKVYEILVEPMVKKSLEGYDCTFLASGQTGSGKTYTMGFESNASMNSDNSGMTRRALNSIFSCGKAVQVFISFVEVYNDQVFDLLVQNPQEALYKRDQRACEPTKKLVQNECEVNATLVQGTKNRRVRGTKMNSASSRSHAVFTIYLGIESSQNTKRESLINFVDLAGSEGVRKTGTIGEAHAEGKSINESLSAFKRVFVAMSSGAKHIPFRDSLITYILRGSLKEDCYVTLLGCVSPFQRDYGETLSTLNFVADAKQIKITPRLNAIIDEFQKSNTPVKTSHQTPNSSFRSMKQQSPLVTRQTRASLSSRLTSDQTSQSTLGNSISKRRLTTTTRQSVLNPKAKRATLSSSRNARTSTVGVKSTNVASSAATRQTGMGSGGSVNWNKASMAKDANYHRFDSSHAVRSIRKSTFPPDKDDVLNIVKSLEDVIKDEMTDGREINRAAIAEMLDQLKVRLNVQNPSIDVSFCPASTATLIQSPMLSTVVEDTEAVSDRDMDTNEPNPNMISSSCLEAELNDLVEQSALISSANNPVKALDPAVKVAMNYDHLENRILFNVDEQFIDTSTVHSETPETMQRNASQCETVRKCDSFPGTALGGKLAINARHESMRQNSEEAIEDMVSSTTIIDSPKITKRIPVDNVRTPIGKLIIRKVAPACDFESTRYAVEMINRTRPPLQVQSPVDYTHFCETPTRTSHKFPMSTAVKRNPNRSIHHRLPLSPRIIVDRIGSPQQRCISQPSKRQAVAETRSTVQRGKVTRTVGTGAGEKLKSKPKKTDDRLRILKILNTGNERDLQKLSKIGIKTAAQILSYRNVKGPLKSIEELKKIGWSRNMCQKFVAANIFE; this is encoded by the exons ATGAAAGAAAACGAACACGTTAGAACGGCAATCAGGTGGCGCCTTTCAGCTGATGGAGCGATTCTTGAAAAAGTCAATGACAAA ATACTTAGCTTTGGCAGTCAACATAAACTCTATACGTTCGACCATGTCATCAATATTCCAGACCAGAAAAAAGTCTACGAAATTTTAGTGGAGCCAATGGTTAAAAAATCGTTGGAAGGCTACGATTGTACGTTTTTGGCAAGTGGTCAGACTGGCAGCGGCAAAACATACACGATGGGATTCGAAAGCAACGCAAGT ATGAATTCGGACAACAGTGGAATGACTCGACGCGCCCTGAATTCCATTTTCTCGTGTGGCAAGGCCGTCCAGgtcttcatttcttttgtgGAAGTGTACAACGATCAGGTGTTTGATTTGTTGGTACAAAATCCACAGGAAGCACTCTACAAAAGGG ACCAAAGAGCGTGCGAACCGACCAAGAAATTGGTGCAAAATGAATGTGAAGTGAATGCCACTTTGGTACAAGGTACGAAAAATCGACGTGTACGAGGTACCAAAATGAATTCGGCCAGCTCCCGTTCACATGCAGTGTTTACCATTTATCTTGGGATCGAGTCCAGCCAGAACACTAAAAGGGAATCGCTAATCAATTTTGTCGATTTAGCTGGATCGGAGGGTGTGCGCAAAACCGGTACCATAGGCGAGGCGCATGCCGAAGGCAAAAGTATTAATGAAAGTTTGTCAGCATTCAAACGAGTATTTGTTGCTATGTCGAGTGGTGCTAAGCATATACCATTCAGAGACTCACTCATCACCTACATTTTGCGAG GCTCGTTGAAAGAGGACTGCTATGTGACATTATTGGGTTGCGTTAGCCCATTCCAAAGGGACTATGGTGAAACGTTGTCAACGCTAAATTTCGTGGCTGACGCCAAACAAATCAAGATCACTCCTCGATTGAATGCCATCATCGATGAATTTCAG aAATCAAACACACCGGTCAAGACGTCCCATCAAACGCCAAATTCATCTTTTCGGTCAATGAAACAACAATCACCATTAGTTACAAGACAGACTAGGGCGTCGCTATCGAGCAGATTGACAAGTGACCAGACGAGTCAATCAACGCTCGGGAATTCGATTTCAAAGAGAAGACTCACCACCACCACGAGACAGTCAGTTTTGAACCCAAAGGCGAAAAGGGCAACCTTATCATCCAGTCGAAACGCCCGTACCAGCACAGTCGGTGTTAAGAG CACCAACGTAGCATCATCTGCTGCGACCCGTCAAACTGGAATGGGATCTGGCGGATCGGTGAATTGGAATAAAGCGTCGATGGCCAAGGATGCCAACTACCATAGATTTGATTCGTCGCACGCAGTGAGGTCAATCCGAAAGTCAACCTTTCCGCCCGATAAAGACGATGTGTTGAATATTGTGAAATCCTTGGAGGATGTAATCAAAGATGAAATGACCGACGGCAGAGAAATCAATCGAGCAGCAATTGC GGAGATGCTTGATCAGCTGAAGGTCAGGTTGAACGTTCAAAATCCATCCATTGATGTATCGTTTTGCCCTGCTTCAACAGCAACATTGATTCAGTCTCCAATGCTGTCAACCGTAGTCGAAGACACTGAAGCAGTTTCGGACAGGGATATGGATACCAACGAACCGAATCCAAATATGATTTCATCAAGTTGCTTGGAAGCCGAACTGAATGATCTTGTCGAACAGAGTGCTTTGATTAGTTCAGCAAACAATCCGGTGAAAGCTTTAGATCCAGCCGTAAAAGTGGCGATGAATTACGACCACTTAGAAAATAGGATACTGTTCAACGTAGACGAGCAATTTATCGACACAAGTACTGTCCATTCGGAAACACCGGAAACCATGCAGCGAAACGCCAGCCAGTGTGAAACTGTTCGAAAGTGTGACTCGTTCCCTGGAACGGCTTTGGGTGGAAAGCTTGCTATCAACGCTCGGCACGAATCTATGCGTCAGAACAGTGAAGAGGCAATAGAAGATATGGTAAGCAGTACGACGATAATTGATTCACCGAAGATTACAAAAAGGATTCCTGTTGATAACGTACGCACCCCGATCGGAAAGTTAATTATCCGTAAGGTAGCACCTGCATGCGATTTTGAAAGCACTCGATACGCCGTTGAAATGATCAACCGAACTCGTCCACCACTGCAAGTGCAGTCACCAGTGGATTACACTCACTTCTGTGAAACTCCGACACGCACATCCCACAAATTTCCGATGAGCACAGCGGTGAAAAGGAACCCCAACCGTAGTATACATCATCGTCTTCCGTTATCACCACGTATAATTGTTGATCGCATCGGTTCACCGCAGCAGCGTTGCATTTCTCAGCCAAGCAAGCGTCAAGCTGTGGCCGAAACTAGGAGCACAGTGCAACGCGGTAAAGTTACTCGAACAGTTG GCACAGGAGCTggcgaaaaattgaaatcgaaaccGAAAAAAACCGATGACAGACtacgaattttgaaaatactcAACACCGGAAATGAAAGGGACCTGCAAAAGTTGTCGAAAATTGGCATAAAAACAGCTGCTCAAATTCTTAGCTACAG gAACGTTAAAGGACCATTAAAAAGTATCGAGGAACTGAAAAAGATTGGCTGGTCAAGAAACATGTGCCAAAAATTCGTTGCGgccaatatttttgaatga
- the LOC119084912 gene encoding LOW QUALITY PROTEIN: odorant receptor 22c-like (The sequence of the model RefSeq protein was modified relative to this genomic sequence to represent the inferred CDS: deleted 1 base in 1 codon) codes for MGFLPSPTDKPLDEQEIEKEYLRVPRFALRVLGYWPHDKLLSLRVLPFTILSLTILALGVAAEVSFSYTHVNNLPLALDALCPALTKGVTIVKFIMLLLTRSEVAKMLNDIKQKWIKGQLFLFVKIKSQLILKLRRQITRIIYENLRATRVAMVAAMILICFSNTASTGYSLRPLGTMVRQYYTGKEIVRAMPFKSAYPFDEYADPIYAFTYIFISSTGTICCFGLAGMDGIFVAICLHISAEFRILKRNFDQLTQDQQTVENERTIQYSKAENEELNKKLKVLIRQHQETIQMNDHMVELFLVNIFSHFVSAALVLCCVSVNLLLAKDAEAILYICYGIAALTQLLIFCAGGTILNMASFDISEAAYFLDWYKLDIRNQRLIGLIILRAQTPCGIVVPFFESSLQTFTTIMRATGSYIALFRTFLE; via the exons ATGGGTTTTCTACCATCGCCCACCGATAAGCCATTAGATGAAcaagaaatcgaaaaagaatATTTGCGAGTACCACGATTTGCATTACGTGTACTTGGATACTGGCCTCATGATAAATTGCTAAGCCTCAGAGTCTTACCGTTTACGATACTGAGTTTGACGATTCTAGCACTGGGAGTGGCGGCTGAGGTATCATTTAGCTACACACATGTAAACAATTTACCGTTAGCATTGGATGCTTTATGTCCAGCGCTGACAAAAGGGGTAACCATAGTGAAATTTATCATGCTGTTGCTTACCAGATCGGAAGTGGCTAAAATGCTTAATGATATCAAACAGAAATGGATAAAGGGTCAGCTGTTTCTATTCGTGAAAATTAAGAGCCAACTTATTTTAAAGCTTCGCAGACAAATCACCAGAATCATC TATGAAAATCTGCGAGCAACTAGAGTCGCTATGGTGGCTGCAATGATTCTAATATGCTTTTCGAATACGGCCAGCACGGGGTACTCTCTTCGACCACTTGGAACGATGGTTCGGCAATATTATACTGGTAAAGAAATTGTTCGGGCTATGCCGTTCAAGTCTGC ATATCCGTTCGACGAGTATGCAGACCCGATTTACGcatttacatacattttcattaGCTCAACCGGTACAATCTGCTGCTTCGGTTTGGCTGGAATGGACGGAATTTTTGTAGCAATTTGCTTGCATATATCGGCTGAATTTCGAATACTTAAACGGAATTTCGATCAACTGACTCAGGATCAGCAGACCG tcGAGAATGAGAGAACGATTCAATATTCGAAAGCGGAAAATGAAGAACTCAACAAGAAATTGAAAGTACTGATTCGTCAGCATCAGGAAACAATTCAAATGAACGATCATATGGTCGAACTCTTTTTAGTAAACATCTTTTCCCATTTTGTATCAGCAGCTTTGGTGCTGTGCTGTGTATCTGTCAATTTACTACTA gcCAAGGACGCAGAAGCCATTCTTTACATTTGCTATGGTATAGCTGCGCTGACTCAGCTTCTTATATTTTGTGCGGGTGGAACGATTCTCAATATGGCT AGTTTTGATATAAGTGAAGCCGCCTATTTTTTGGATTGGTACAAACTGGACATTCGTAATCAACGTCTAATTGGTTTGATTATCTTACGGGCCCAGACTCCGTGTGGAATAGTTGTGCCGTTTTTTGAATCGTCTTTGCAAACATTTACTACG ATTATGAGAGCCACTGGATCGTATATTGCTTTGTTTCGAACGTTTTTGGAATAA
- the LOC119084890 gene encoding uncharacterized protein LOC119084890 produces the protein MDNVLRCSIILVMLHIFCNHFGLASINPITNTNYKVMREENRLGSIYSNERGDWDLARLKSPKIVGNYDFDDYNHGGEELDNSVQYYDENTQTMDNDFNENDYTEDESLMSADKRSRHAQRQSKKRTDKIVDLCPTRGVPYAITEDWKKRGFKLQDGRNYTEIVCNHTTTHDAYERQYNRICYSLGRTFEYGQGTHCFQRYISRNIDIESVHDSNNRRFYTQAYFRQGCTCGWATDELGLIDDYHSEKMLTLCSELGGRA, from the exons atggaTAATGTTTTACGATGTTCAATCATTTTg GTAATGCTACACATTTTTTGCAATCACTTTGGACTTGCGTCAATAAACCCCATTACGAACACGAATTACAAGGTCATGCGAGAAGAAAATCGTCTGGGTTCAATCTATTCAAATGAACGGGGCGATTGGGATCTAGCTCGGCTGAAATC aCCCAAAATTGTTGGTAATTACGATTTCGATGATTACAATCATGGTGGTGAGGAGTTAGACAACAGTGTCCAGTACTACGACGAAAATACTCAAACTATGGACAACGATTTTAATGAGAATGACTACACAGAAGACGAATCTCTTATGTCAGCTGACAAACGGAGCCGTCATGCG CAACGTCAGAGTAAGAAGAGGACGGACAAAATCGTAGATCTGTGTCCGACCCGTGGTGTTCCCTATGCAATCACCGAGGATTGGAAAAAACGAGGTTTTAAACTTCAAGATGGAAGGAATTATACGGAAATAGTTTGTAACCATACCACTACGCATGATGCCTACGAGAGACAGTACAACAGA ATTTGCTATTCATTAGGAAGGACCTTTGAATATGGTCAAGGAACGCACTGCTTTCAGCGTTACATCAGCAGAAATATAGATATTGAGTCAGTTCACGACAGTAATAATCGTAGATTCTATACTCAGGCATACTTTCGGCAAGGTTGCACCTGTGGATGGGCAACGGATGAGCTTGGATTGATTGACGATTATCattctgaaaaaatgttaACTCTATGTTCAGAATTAGGTGGCCGAGCTTAA
- the LOC119084864 gene encoding protein disulfide-isomerase A3-like, translated as MNPKVAVVFLAVLGLTIADDSLLDLTDADFSSRIAGINAAMVLFYDPWCPYCPKGKEEFEKASEALRGTKQPFLLATVNCYENGKETCLKYSIEIENDPIIKIFRMGELSQQYNEAEDAAGIAKFMKTRYGVASTELLTLAETEEFLKAKEPTILAFFEKGNDLETFYFKYAGHFTGDYRFGHSSADEVFSKYNEKNSILLFRAPQFHNKFEPNWATFKGDTQEELTKFIKKNWYGLVGHRKPDNIGDFEHPNVVVYYTIDYVNNAKQTNYWRNRILQVAKDNTDYKFAISSDDDFGLELLRFGQTYLGEEPLVTAYDKDGRKFKMTSAFSVENLKQFVLGVKQGTIEPFIKSQAIPTANDEPVKIAVAKNFDEIVINNGKDTFLEIYAPSCGYCRELKPVFDELGAKMIDEDVEIVKLDGANNEVPVVFQLQGFPSLYWLPKDSKNKPIMYVGGKTLNAFIEYIAEHASSELKNFDRNGNIKKSEL; from the exons atgaacccGAAAGTAGCTGTGGTTTTCTTGGCCGTCCTCGGTTTAACAATTGCCGACGACAGTCTTTTAGACTTAACGGATGCTGACTTCTCCTCACGTATTGCTGGCATTAATGCCGCTATGGTTTTGTTCTATGATCCTTG GTGTCCATATTGCCCCAAAGGGAAAGAAGAATTTGAAAAGGCCAGTGAGGCTCTACGAGGAACAAAACAACCATTTCTTTTAGCTACAGTAAACTGCTATGAAAATGGCAAAGAAACGTGCTTAAAGTACTCAATTGAGATCGAAAACGATCCCATAATAAAGATATTCAGAATGGGCGAACTGAGTCAACAATATAATGAGGCAGAAGACGCGG CCGGTATTGCAAAGTTCATGAAAACTCGTTACGGTGTTGCCTCAACTGAGCTGCTAACTTTGGCAGAGACTGAAGAATTTTTGAAGGCAAAAGAACCAACAATTCTTGCCTTTTTCGAAAAGGGCAATGACCTCGAAACATTCTACTTCAAATATGCCGGACACTTTACAGGGGACTATCGTTTCGGACATTCAAGTGCAGATGAAGTTTTTTCGAAGTACAACGAAAA aaattccaTTTTGCTCTTCCGTGCTCCTCAATTCCACAACAAATTTGAACCGAATTGGGCTACCTTCAAAGGTGACACGCAAGAAGAGCTAACAAAGTTTATAAAGAAAAACTGGTATGGACTTGTCGGACACCGAAAACCCGACAACATCGGCGATTTTGAACATCCGAATGTAGTTGTCTACTACACGATAGACTATGTGAACAACGCGAAACAAACCAATTATTGGAGGAATCGGATTCTTCAAGTGGCAAAAGACAATACAGATTATAAGTTTGCTATCAGCTCGGACGATGATTTTGGATTAGAGTTGCTGAGATTTGGCCAGACCTATTTAGGGGAAGAACCTCTCGTAACAGCGTATGATAAAGACGgccgaaaattcaaaatgactTCTGCATTTTC CGTCGAAAACTTGAAGCAATTTGTCCTGGGCGTCAAACAAGGAACAATTGAACCGTTTATAAAATCTCAAGCGATACCAACCGCAAACGATGAACCAGTAAAAATAGCCGTAGCCAAAAATTTCGACGAAATCGTGATCAATAATGGGAAAGACACTTTCCTCGAAATCTATGCACCGTCGTGCGGGTATTGCAGAGAATTGAAACCAGTTTTCGATGAGCTTGGTGCAAAAATGATTGACGAAGATGTGGAAATCGTGAAACTCGACGGTGCAAACAATGAAGTACCGGTAGTCTTCCAATTACAAGGTTTTCCGTCACTGTACTGGTTGCCAAAGGATTCTAAAAACAAACCAATTATGTATGTGGGAGGCAAGACTTTAAATGCATTTATCGAATACATTGCTGAGCATGCATCCAGCGAACTGAAGAATTTCGACCGAAACGGCAACATCAAGAAAAGTGAACTCTGA
- the LOC119084886 gene encoding protein obstructor-E-like, whose translation MRNINDMSRITVAAILCLGLLAYEGYAANSKEQVKKQPQPQQPQSSNKKQVEQKAPQAKPFNGKCEEKNGRYTVAGQCDAYVECRDGEPEEKLCADGLVFNDKVDLFTFPCQYPIDVDCSSRGKLQPPQATEECPHQFGYFRLGDDTDCGHFMNCADGRGYTFDCPDGLAFNQETYRCDWPDQVPDCDAEKFLGFSCPPEPKVAGLGQAEIRFYRSPNSCQKYFVCLEGRPRMYNCGEGNAFNDLINGCDGAENVTNCDSFEAKQDKVKPVQLKLPSTTSKGITAVRTTTSKATTTKKYISTTTTGSPNRGTTSRRGSVKF comes from the exons GATATGCGGCTAATTCAAAAGAACAAGTGAAAAAGCAACCACAACCACAACAGCCACAATCTTCTAATAAAAAACAAGTTGAACAAAAAGCTCCACAGGCGAAGCCattcaatggaaaatgtgAAGAGAAGAATGGTCGCTATACTGTAGCTGGACAATGCGATGCATATGTGGAATGCCGAGACGGTGAGCCTGAAGAGAAACTTTGTGCGGATGGTTTGGTATTCAATGACAAAGTTGATTTGTTCACATTTCCTTGTCAATATCCGATAGACGTTGATTGTTCATCTAGAGGAAAACTTCAACCACCTCAA gCCACAGAAGAATGCCCACATCAATTTGGTTATTTCCGTCTGGGAGATGACACCGATTGCGGCCATTTTATGAACTGTGCTGATGGTCGCGGTTACACCTTCGACTGTCCCGATGGTTTGGCTTTCAATCAAGAGACATATCGTTGTGACTGGCCCGACCAAGTACCCGATTGTGATGCCGAAAAGTTCTTAGGATTTAGTTGCCCGCCCGAACCAAAAGTTGCTGGCTTGGGACAGGctgaaattcgattttatcGGTCACCGAACagttgtcaaaaatatttcgtttgcTTGGAAGGAAGACCACGGATGTACAATTGTGGCGAAGGGAATGCATTTAACGATTTGATTAATGGATGCGATGGAGCCGAAAACGTTACTAATTGTGATTCGTTCGAAGCGAAACAAGACAAAGTGAAGCCGGTGCAGTTAAAGTTACCATCAACAACGAGCAAAGGAATTACGGCAGTTAGAACAACCACTTCAAAGGCAACGACAactaaaaaatacatttcaaccaCAACCACAGGTTCTCCGAATCGTGGAACAACATCACGACGTGGTAGTGTCAAATTTTGA